The Vulcanimicrobium alpinum sequence CATCCTCGGCCTCACGCCGCCGCGCGCCGGAACGATCCGCTACGACGGCCGCGACATCACCGGCCGGCCTGCCTATCAGATCGCTCGGCTGGGCGTCGGCTACGTCCCCGAAGGACGCCGGATGTTCAAAGACTTGAGCACGCTCGAGAACCTGCAGCTCGCCGAGAACGGGCGCGGCGGCGACTGGACGATCGCGCGGGTCTTCGAGAAGCTGCCGAAACTCGCGGAGCTGCGCGCGCGCAAATCGGGCCGGCTCTCCGGCGGCGAACAGGAGATGCTCGCGATTGGGCGCGCGCTGGTGGCGAACCCGCGCCTCCTGCTCGTCGACGAGCCCTCGCAGGGCCTCGCGCCGCTCGTCGTCGAGGATGTCTATCGCATGCTCGCCGAGTTGAAGAAGACGGGCGTCGCGATTCTGCTCGTCGAGCAGAACGCGCTGCTCGCGCTGCGGGTCGCCGACCGCGCGTACGTGCTCGACAGCGGCCGCGTCGTGCACTCGGGGCCGGCCGCCGAGCTCGCGGCGGATCGCGACCGCATCCGCACGCTGATGGGCCTGGAGGTTGCGGCGAGCTAGGCGATGGCGAGCTTGGGATGGATCGGATTCGGCGAGATCGGCCTGCCGATGGCGCTGCGGCTGATCGGCGCCGGTCACGAGGTGGTGGTGTGGAATCGCAGCGCGGCGCGGCTGCAGCCCGCGCTCGACGCCGGCGCGACCGCCGCCGCGTCGCCGGCCGACGTCGCGGTGCGCTGCGAGGCGACGTTCGTCTGCGTCACCGACGGCGACGCCGTCGAGGAGATCGTCTTCGGCGAACGCGGGATCGCGGAGGGCGCGAGCGCGGGGACGCTGGTCGTCGACCACTCGACGATCCATCCCGACGAGACGCGCGGTTTTGCCGAGCAACTGACGGAGATCGGAGCGGGGTGGGTCGACGCGCCGGTTTCGGGCGGTCCCGGCGGCGCGCGTGCGGGGACGCTGGCGTCGTTTCTCGGCGGCAGCGACGGTGACGTTGCGCGCGTGATGCCCTGGATCGCGGCGTACGTCGCGAAGGCGACGCACCTCGGCCCCGTCGGCAGCGGGCAGATCGCGAAATCGTGCAATCAGGCTGTGGTCGCGTCGACGATCGCGATCTGGGCCGAGATCATCGGCTACGCGCGCGCGTGCGGCATCGATCCCGAGACCCTCGTCGATGCGGTCGAAGGCGGCTGGGCCGACTCGCCGTTGCGCCGCGACTTCGCGACCGCGATGGCGCGCGGCGCGGAGCGCACCGACCGCCGCACCCTGATCTTGAAAGATCTGGAGATCGTCTCCGACATGGCGGGGAGCGTGCGCGCGCCGGTCCCGCTCACGGGGCTCGTCACGTCGCTGTTCCGGATGGCGCTCGCGCGCGATCCCGAGATCGCGGGGATGACCGCGATCGCGGGATTGTACGAGCGATGATCCCCGCCACGACGACTGCGATCGCGATCGAGCGGCCCGGCGGACCCCATGTCCTGGTTTCCAAGGAGATTCCGCTCCCGCCGCTCGGCGACGACGACGTCCTCATCTCCGTGGCAGCGGCGGGCGTCAACCGGCCCGATGTGTTTCAGCGGCTCGGCGCCTATCCGCCGCCGCCCGGCGCCTCGCCGATCCCGGGGCTGGAAGTTGCGGGGACGATCGCGGCGCGCGGCGCGCGCGTGACCGAGTTCGCCGTCGGCGACCAGGTGTGCGCGCTGCTCTCGGGCGGGGGCTACGCGGCGCACGCAGTCGCGCCCGCGGCGCAATGTCTGCCGATTCCGCGCGGCGTCAGCATGGTCGAAGCGGCGGCGCTTCCGGAGACGACGTTCACGGTATGGGTGAACGTGTTCGAGCGCGCGCGCCTGCAGCGCGGCGAGTCGCTTCTCGTGCACGGCGGCGCGAGCGGGATCGGGACGACGGCGATCCAGATCGCGAAGGCGCGCGGCGCGCGCGTGTTCGCGACGGCGGGCGGTGCCGAGAAGCGCGCGGTGTGCGAACGGCTCGGAGCGGAACGCTGCGTCGACTATCGCGACGAAGACTTCGTCGCCGTCGTGCGCGAGGCGACCGGCGGCCGGGGTGTCGACGTCGTGCTCGACATCGTCGGCGGCGAATACACGCCGCGCAACCTCGACGTTCTCGCGATGGACGGACGGCTCACGCAAGTCGGCACGATGCGCGACGCGCACGCCGAGGTGAACCTGGGCATCGTGATGCGCAAGCGGCTCTGGATCACGGGTTCGCTGCTGCGCCCGCGCAGCGTCGCCGAAAAAGGTGCGATTGCGCAAGCGGTGCTCGCCGAGGTGTGGCCGCTGATCGAAAGCGGCGCCTACCGCCCCGTCATCGACACGACGTTCCCGCTGGAACGCGCCGCCGACGCCCACCGCCGCATCGACGCCGGCGACCACATCGGAAAAATCGTCCTGACCATCTCACGCTGAGCGCGTCAGCCGACTTGCAGTTCGGTTGCGCGGGCGAGGGCGTGCTGCACGAGGCGTTCCACCAGCGCTTCGTAGGAGATGCCGGCGCTCAACGCTTCTTCGGGGAGGAGGCTGGTCGGCGTCATCCCGGGGAGCGCGTTGATCTCGAGGATCGTCGGACGCCCTTCTTTGGTGACGATGAAGTCGGTGCGCGAGTAATCGCGCAGGCCCAGCAGGCGATGCACCGAGAGCGCGAGCGTCTGCAGACGCGAGGTGAGATCGTGATCGATCGGCGCCGGGATGAGATGGCGCGAGCCGCCCGGCTTGTACTTCGCGTCGTACGAATAGAACTCGTCGCTAGGCACGATCTCGACGACCGGCAGCGCTTCTTCACCGAGCACGCCGCACGAGAACTCGCGCCCCGGCACGAACTCCTCGGCCAGCACCTCGGGCGTGCGCGTCGATGCGGCGAGCACCGCCTTCGACCACGCTTCGTGCGACTTCACGATCACCACGCCCGCACTCGAACCGCTCGCGCGCGGTTTCACCACCAACGGCAGATTCAGCGAACCCGGCAGCAGCGGCAGCGTCCCGCCGGTGAGATCGAAGACGTCCCAGGCGGGCGTCGGCAGGCCCTCGGCGGCGAGCAGCTTCTTCGTGAGGTGCTTGTCCATCGCGACCGCGCACGCGGCGATCCCGCTGCCGGTGAACGGAATCCCCATCCACTCGAGGATCCCTTGGATCGTGCCGTCTTCGCCGCCCGGTCCGTGCAGCGCGTTGAAGACGACGTCCGGCGCGATCTCGCGAATCGCTTCGACGAAGCGGCCGTCGAAGTCGAGCGAACGTGCATCGTGGCCGAGCGCGGCGAGCGCGCGCATCACGCCGGTGCCGCTTTGGATCGACACCTCGCGTTCCGCGCTCGGACCACCCATCACCACGGCGACCTTCAATGAAATTCTCCGACGAGATGCACTTCGAGATGGAGCTCGACGCCGAACTCATCCTGGACCGCGCGGCGCACGCGCGTCAGGAGCGTCGCGACGTCCCGCGCCGACGCGCCGCCGGTGTTCACGATGAAGTTGGCGTGGAGCGGCGACACTTCGGCCCCGCCTTCGCGCCAGCCCTTGGCGCCGGCGGCTTCGATCAGGCGTCCGGCGTGATCGCCCTCGGGGTTGCGGAAGCACGACCCGGAGTTCGGGATCGCGACGGGCTGGGTCGCCTTGCGCCGCACCAGGCGCGACTGCAGGCGCTCGCGCACCGCGGCCGCGTCGCCGCGTTCGAACCGCAGCTCGGCGCGCGCGACGATCGCGTCACGCGGCAGCGACGTCTGCCGGTAGCGCCAGCCGACGTCGACGCGGTGCGGCTCCGGGCGCGCCGGGGCCTGCACGATCACCTCGCGCGCGAACTCGCCGATCTCGCGATCGGTCCCGGCGTTCATGCGGATCGCGCCGCCGACCGTCGCGGGGATCCCCGCCAAACCGTCGACGCCGATCCCGCCGAGGGTCGCCACCTGCGCGCACAGCGCCGGGAGCGACGCGCTCCCGCCGGCGGCCGCGATCACCGTCCCGTTCTCCGCGCGCACGTCGAGCGTCGAGAACTCGCCTTCGAGCCGGAGCACGATCCCGCGGATCCCGCCGTCGCCGACCAGCAGATTCGAACCCGATCCGAGCACGAACATCGGCAGCCGCCGCTTGCGGACGCGGAGCAGGACGAACGCGAGCTCCTCAGCGCTCTCGACGTCGACGAGCGCGTCGGCCGGGCCGCCGATCTTCCACCAGGTGAACGGCGCGAGCGGCTGCGCGAAGCGCGCGCGCTCGCCGAACCGTTCGCGCAGCGCGTCGCGGTCGCCGTCGTCGAGGAGCCGGACCGTCTTCACCGCGCGAGCGCGGCGGCGACGCGCTCGCCGAGGCGATGCGCGACGCCCGAGATCGAGCCGGCGCCGAGCATCAGCACGAGGGCGCCGTCCGGCGCTTCGTGCGGGATCACGTCGAGCAGCTCCTCGACGTCGGCGACGTAGCTGACCGGCGTCCCGCTCGCGGCGAGCGGCTCGCCGATCGAGCGCTCCGAGATCTCGGGGATCGGCGCTTCCGACGCCGCATAGATCGGCGCGAGCACGACGCGGTCGGCGCCGCGCAGCGACTCGGTGAACGCGTCGCGCAGGTATGCGGTGCGCGTGTACCGGTGCGGCTGGAACGCGACGACGATCGGCGCGCCCTGCGCGACGCCGCGCGCCGCCGCGATCGTCTTCTCGATCGCCGTCGGGTGATGCGCGTAATCGTCGACGACGGTGAACGCGCCGCGGCCGACGATCTCGAAGCGCCGCCGCACGCCGTGAAAACCGCGCAGCGCGGCGGCGATCGGGGCGAAGGGGATTCCGGCTGCGCGCGCTGCGGCGGTCGCACCGAGCGCGTTCTGCACGTTGATCTCACCCGGAACGTTGAGCGCGATCTCGCCGAGCGGCGTCCCGAGTTCGAGGACGCTGAACCGCGAGCCCAAGTTGTCGTACGCGATATCGGCGACGGTGAGGTCGGCGGCGGCGCGCGTCGCGAACGTCGTCACCGGCGCGCGCGCCATCCGCCCGACGAACGCGCTCGAACGGTTGTCGGTCCCGATCACCGCGCGGCCCGTCGGCGGCACCTTGTTGACGAAGGTCCCGAACTGCTCGATCAGCGACGCCATCTCGGCATCCGAGCCGATGTGATCGTTCTCGATGTTCGTCACCACCGCGATCGTCGGATTGAGATGCAGGAACGAGCCGTCCGATTCGTCGGCCTCGGTGACGAACCACGCGCTCCCCGCGCGCGCGTTCTTGCCGGTGTCCACGCGGACGCCGCCGACCGCGACCGTCGGATCGTAGCCTGCCTCTTCGAAGACCGACGCGAGCATCGCGGTCGTCGTCGTCTTTCCGTGCGTGCCGGCGACCGCGACGAGCTTGCGGCCTTCGGCGAGTACTGCGAGCAGCTTCCCGCGGGTGACGATGTCGAGCCGCCGTTCGATCGCGGCGACGAACTCGGGGTTGTCCTTCGCGATCGCCGACGAGACGACGACCGTCGCCGCATCGCCGACGTTCTCGGCGCGGTGACCGATCGCGATGCGGACGCCTTCGGCCTCGAGTTCCTCGATCAGCGGCGTGCGGCGGACGTCCGATCCGCTGACCCGAGCGCCCCGCGCGAGCAGCAGACGCGCGATCGCGCTCATGCCGATCCCGCCGGCGCCGACCAGATGATACGCCCCCTCCGTCACGGCCGACCCCCGTTCGCGTCGGCGTTCTCGCGCACCCGCGCGTCGCGCTGCGCGCGCGTGAGCCGGAGCGGGCGCAAGCCTGCGATGCCAACGCGTTCGACGATCGCGGCCGCCGCGTCGTGGGGCGCGAGCGCGCACGCCGCCGCGGCCATCGCGCCGGTGCGATCCGGTTCGAGGACGTCGCGCAGCGCCCACCACAGCCGATCGCCGTCGAGTTCCGCGTCGGAGAGCACCGTCGCGGCTCCCGCCTCGGCGAAGAGCGCCGCGTTGTGCGCCTGATGCTGGTCCGCGGCGTGCGGGTACGGGATCAGAATCGCGGGTGTGCCGGTCGCCGCGAGTTCGGCGAGCGTCGACGCACCCGCGCGCGCGACGACGACGTCGGCGGCGGCGTAGGCGTCGCTCGGGTCGGCGAGATACGAGACAAGCCGCACGCGGTTTCCGGCGGCGAGCTCGCGTTCTTCGGCTTGCATGTATGCATGGTCGCGTTCACCGCTGACGTGCAGAACCTGCCACGCATCCGGAAGGGTGCGGCGCGTCACCAGCGCCGCCACCGCTTCGTTGATCGACCGCGCACCTTGACTGCCGCCCATCACGACGATCGTCGTACGCTCCGGATCGAGCTGCAGCCGCGCGCGCGCCGCGCGCGGATCGCTCGCGGCGCGCAGCGCGCCGCGAACCGGCGCGCCGGTGACGACCGTCTTGCGCCCGAACGACGCGCGCGACGCCGCGTACGTCGTCCACACTTCGTCGACCAGCGGCGCGAGCAGCCGGTTCGTCAGCCCCGGCGTGACGTTGATCTCGAGCAGTGCGATCCCGCACCGCAGGAGGCGTGCGACGCGCAGAACGCGCGCCGCGACGACGACCGGAAAGCAGACGTACCCGCCGGTCGCGATCACCATCATCGGGCGAAAGCGCGTGAGCGCGGCGAGCGCGACGGCGACGCCGGCGGCGTTCGCAGCGATCGTCCGCAGCGTTCCCAGCGAGAAGCGGCGCCGCAGCGGTGCGCTTGGGACGAACGTCAGCGGCATCGCCGTCACCAGCGAGGCTTCGAGCCCGTGCCGGTTGCCGTAGAAATGCGCGGCATAACCGTCGTCGAACGCGGCGCGCAACGCGCCGTCGATCGCGAGCGCGGGATAGATGTGGCCGCCGGTCCCGCCGCCGGTGAACGCGACGCGCAGTGTCACGACGGCACGGTCAGCGCGTCACGGCAGGGCGCGGCAGCGGCCGACGTTCGCGATCAGCCCGACCGCGACGAGCGAGACCACCAGCGACGTCCCGCCGAACGAGATGAACGGGAGCGGCACCCCGGTGACCGGCCACGAGCCGGTGACGACGCCGATGTTGATGAACGCCTGGATCACGATCAGGAACGTGCATCCGAGCGCAAGCATCATCCCGAAACGGTCGGGCGCCTTCTGCGCGAGCGTGATCGCGCGGACCGCGAAGAGGACGAAGAGCGCGATCACCACCAGGCCGCCGAGCAGACCCAACTCCTCACCGAGCACCGCGAAGATGAAGTCGGTGTGGGCTTCGGGGAGATAGAAATACTTCTGCCGCGACGCGCCGAGGCCCAAGCCGATCACGCCGCCGCTTCCCAGCGCGAGCAGTGACTGCACGATGTGGAATCCCGTGTTCTGCGCGTCTTTCCACGGGTTGAGAAACGCGAACACGCGCGCGCGCTTGTACGCCGACGAGCCGACGGCGACGGCGACGGCCGGGAGCAGCGCCAGCGTGACCATGACGAGGTGCTCGAAGCGGGCGCCGGCGACGAAGATCATCGCGAACGCCGTGAAGATCAGCAGCGACGCCGTTCCCATGTCGGGCTCGAGAAAGATCGGCACCGCGAGCAGAAACGTCACGAAGAACGCCGGCGCGACACCTTTCGAGAGCGAGAGGACGCCCTCGCCGAGCTGGGCGAGCTTCGCGGCGAGGAACAGCACCAGCGCCAGCTTCGCGAACTCCGAGGGCTGAAACGAGAGCGCGTGAAAGCCGAGCCAGCGCCGCGCGCCGCCGGTCGCGAAGCCGACGTGCGGGATCAGCGTGAGGACGAGCAGGACGACGGCGAGGATCACCGTCCCCGGCGCGAGCGCCCGGAGCTTGCGGTAGTCGATGCGGTACGCGAGGTAGCCGAAGACGATCCCGGCGCCGAGATACGCGAGCTGACGCTTGAGATAGAACGCGTTGTCGTGATAGCTCGCGTACGCGGTCACGCTCGACGCGCTGAACACCATGACCAGGCCGATCGCGACCAGGAACGCGGCCGCGCCGAGCAGCAGCGCGTCGGGCGGGCGCAGCGCGATCCGCAGCGTGCGCTCCCGGCCGCGTTCGCGTTCGCGCCCCCGCGCGCGGGGCGCGACGCTGGCGCTACCGAGCACCGGCGACTCGATGGTCGAGCGCCTGCACCGCTTCGACGAACAACTCGCCGCGATGCTCGGCGGAGCGGAACATGTCGAACGACGCGCAGCCCGGCGAGAGCAGCACGATGTCACCGGGCGCGGCGAGCGCGTGCGCGCGACGCACGGCCTCTTCCATCGACGCGGCGCGTTCGACGGTCGCGCGCTTCACAACGGCGGCGATCTCGTCGGCGGCTTCGCCGATCAGCACGACCGCCTTCGCGCGCGACGAGACGACCTTCCCCATCTCGGCGAACTCGGTCCCCTTCGCTTTGCCGCCGGCGATCAGCACGATCGGCCGGTCGAACGAACGCATCGCCGCGATCACCGCGCCGGGATTCGTCGCCTTCGAATCGTCGACGTACTGCACGCCGTCGACGTCGGCGACGGGTGCGAGGCGATGACCGAGCGGCCGAAATCCCCGCACGCCCTCGCGGACGGCCTCGAGCGGGAGGCCCGCGGCGAGCGCGACCAGGATCGCGCCCATCGCGTTTTCGACGTTGTGCCGGCCGAGCAGCGGGATCTCGTCGACGCGCATCACGTCGATCGGCCGCGGATCGCCGGTCGGCGGCGCGTATACGATCAGCTCGCCGCCGCGCAGGTAGAGGCTCGTCGAGCGATGCGGCTCCGACGCGAACCACAACTGGCGGCTCTTGATGCGATTGCCGTCTTCACCCGGCGCGGCGCGCACGATCTCGTCGTCGTAGTTGCCGACGAACGTATCGCCCGGACCTTGGTTGGCGAAGATGCGGAACTTCGCTTCCGCATACTCCTCCATCGAAAAGTAGCGGTCGAGGTGATCGGGAGTGATGTTCGTGATCAGCGAGATCCGCGGCTTGAACGAACGGATCGACTCGAGCTGAAACGAGCTCACTTCGGCGATCACCCAGTCGTCGGGCGCCGCGCCGGCGGTCTCGCCGATCAGCGCGTTGCCGATGTTGCCCCCGACGTGCACGGTCTTCCCGGCGGCGGCGAAGAGCGCGCCGACGAGCGCCGTCGTGGTCGATTTTCCCTTCGTTCCGGTGACCGCGACGATCGGCGCCTTGCAGATGCGGTACGCGACTTCGACTTCGCTGAACACCGGGACGCCGGCGGCCTGCACGCGCCGCACGATCGGGGCGTTGAGCGGGATCCCCGGCGAGAGGACGGCCACCGTGAGCGAGGGGAGCAGCGCGTCGAGCGCGCCGGGATCGACGAACGGGACGCCGCTCGCGGCGAGTTCCGCAAGCGCGTCACCGAGCGCGTCGCGCGGCGCCTCGTCGGTCGCGGCGATCGAGCCGACGCGCTCGCGCAGCACCGCGACGCCGGCGCGTCCGCTGCGGCCCAGGCCGATGACGAGGACGTGTTCGGAGCGGTCGAAGCGGCCGCTGGGTGAGGGAACGTTCATGTCGTGCGTGCGATCAGGGCGAAGCCCACGAGCGAGAGCAGGAGTGAAGCGAGCCAGAAGCGCGACGTCACCTTCGTCTCCGGCCAGCCGCCGAGTTCGAAATGGTGGTGAAGCGGGCTCATCCGGAACACGCGGCGGCGCGTCGTCTTGTACGAAGCGACCTGGATGATGACGCTGAGAGTTTCGGCGACGAAGACGCCGCCGATGAGCAGCAGGAACAGGTGCGCGCCGGTCAGCACGGCGACGCCGGCGAGCGCGCCGCCGAGCGCGAGCGAGCCGGTGTCGCCCATGAAGACGC is a genomic window containing:
- a CDS encoding ABC transporter ATP-binding protein, whose amino-acid sequence is MSEPLLAVDGLCTNYGKIRILRDVSLTVGEGEVVALLGLNGAGKTTTMRSILGLTPPRAGTIRYDGRDITGRPAYQIARLGVGYVPEGRRMFKDLSTLENLQLAENGRGGDWTIARVFEKLPKLAELRARKSGRLSGGEQEMLAIGRALVANPRLLLVDEPSQGLAPLVVEDVYRMLAELKKTGVAILLVEQNALLALRVADRAYVLDSGRVVHSGPAAELAADRDRIRTLMGLEVAAS
- a CDS encoding NAD(P)-dependent oxidoreductase, which encodes MASLGWIGFGEIGLPMALRLIGAGHEVVVWNRSAARLQPALDAGATAAASPADVAVRCEATFVCVTDGDAVEEIVFGERGIAEGASAGTLVVDHSTIHPDETRGFAEQLTEIGAGWVDAPVSGGPGGARAGTLASFLGGSDGDVARVMPWIAAYVAKATHLGPVGSGQIAKSCNQAVVASTIAIWAEIIGYARACGIDPETLVDAVEGGWADSPLRRDFATAMARGAERTDRRTLILKDLEIVSDMAGSVRAPVPLTGLVTSLFRMALARDPEIAGMTAIAGLYER
- a CDS encoding NAD(P)H-quinone oxidoreductase, giving the protein MIPATTTAIAIERPGGPHVLVSKEIPLPPLGDDDVLISVAAAGVNRPDVFQRLGAYPPPPGASPIPGLEVAGTIAARGARVTEFAVGDQVCALLSGGGYAAHAVAPAAQCLPIPRGVSMVEAAALPETTFTVWVNVFERARLQRGESLLVHGGASGIGTTAIQIAKARGARVFATAGGAEKRAVCERLGAERCVDYRDEDFVAVVREATGGRGVDVVLDIVGGEYTPRNLDVLAMDGRLTQVGTMRDAHAEVNLGIVMRKRLWITGSLLRPRSVAEKGAIAQAVLAEVWPLIESGAYRPVIDTTFPLERAADAHRRIDAGDHIGKIVLTISR
- a CDS encoding D-alanine--D-alanine ligase family protein, with the translated sequence MKVAVVMGGPSAEREVSIQSGTGVMRALAALGHDARSLDFDGRFVEAIREIAPDVVFNALHGPGGEDGTIQGILEWMGIPFTGSGIAACAVAMDKHLTKKLLAAEGLPTPAWDVFDLTGGTLPLLPGSLNLPLVVKPRASGSSAGVVIVKSHEAWSKAVLAASTRTPEVLAEEFVPGREFSCGVLGEEALPVVEIVPSDEFYSYDAKYKPGGSRHLIPAPIDHDLTSRLQTLALSVHRLLGLRDYSRTDFIVTKEGRPTILEINALPGMTPTSLLPEEALSAGISYEALVERLVQHALARATELQVG
- the murB gene encoding UDP-N-acetylmuramate dehydrogenase; its protein translation is MKTVRLLDDGDRDALRERFGERARFAQPLAPFTWWKIGGPADALVDVESAEELAFVLLRVRKRRLPMFVLGSGSNLLVGDGGIRGIVLRLEGEFSTLDVRAENGTVIAAAGGSASLPALCAQVATLGGIGVDGLAGIPATVGGAIRMNAGTDREIGEFAREVIVQAPARPEPHRVDVGWRYRQTSLPRDAIVARAELRFERGDAAAVRERLQSRLVRRKATQPVAIPNSGSCFRNPEGDHAGRLIEAAGAKGWREGGAEVSPLHANFIVNTGGASARDVATLLTRVRRAVQDEFGVELHLEVHLVGEFH
- the murC gene encoding UDP-N-acetylmuramate--L-alanine ligase — protein: MTEGAYHLVGAGGIGMSAIARLLLARGARVSGSDVRRTPLIEELEAEGVRIAIGHRAENVGDAATVVVSSAIAKDNPEFVAAIERRLDIVTRGKLLAVLAEGRKLVAVAGTHGKTTTTAMLASVFEEAGYDPTVAVGGVRVDTGKNARAGSAWFVTEADESDGSFLHLNPTIAVVTNIENDHIGSDAEMASLIEQFGTFVNKVPPTGRAVIGTDNRSSAFVGRMARAPVTTFATRAAADLTVADIAYDNLGSRFSVLELGTPLGEIALNVPGEINVQNALGATAAARAAGIPFAPIAAALRGFHGVRRRFEIVGRGAFTVVDDYAHHPTAIEKTIAAARGVAQGAPIVVAFQPHRYTRTAYLRDAFTESLRGADRVVLAPIYAASEAPIPEISERSIGEPLAASGTPVSYVADVEELLDVIPHEAPDGALVLMLGAGSISGVAHRLGERVAAALAR
- a CDS encoding UDP-N-acetylglucosamine--N-acetylmuramyl-(pentapeptide) pyrophosphoryl-undecaprenol N-acetylglucosamine transferase is translated as MTLRVAFTGGGTGGHIYPALAIDGALRAAFDDGYAAHFYGNRHGLEASLVTAMPLTFVPSAPLRRRFSLGTLRTIAANAAGVAVALAALTRFRPMMVIATGGYVCFPVVVAARVLRVARLLRCGIALLEINVTPGLTNRLLAPLVDEVWTTYAASRASFGRKTVVTGAPVRGALRAASDPRAARARLQLDPERTTIVVMGGSQGARSINEAVAALVTRRTLPDAWQVLHVSGERDHAYMQAEERELAAGNRVRLVSYLADPSDAYAAADVVVARAGASTLAELAATGTPAILIPYPHAADQHQAHNAALFAEAGAATVLSDAELDGDRLWWALRDVLEPDRTGAMAAAACALAPHDAAAAIVERVGIAGLRPLRLTRAQRDARVRENADANGGRP
- the ftsW gene encoding putative lipid II flippase FtsW, coding for MLGSASVAPRARGRERERGRERTLRIALRPPDALLLGAAAFLVAIGLVMVFSASSVTAYASYHDNAFYLKRQLAYLGAGIVFGYLAYRIDYRKLRALAPGTVILAVVLLVLTLIPHVGFATGGARRWLGFHALSFQPSEFAKLALVLFLAAKLAQLGEGVLSLSKGVAPAFFVTFLLAVPIFLEPDMGTASLLIFTAFAMIFVAGARFEHLVMVTLALLPAVAVAVGSSAYKRARVFAFLNPWKDAQNTGFHIVQSLLALGSGGVIGLGLGASRQKYFYLPEAHTDFIFAVLGEELGLLGGLVVIALFVLFAVRAITLAQKAPDRFGMMLALGCTFLIVIQAFINIGVVTGSWPVTGVPLPFISFGGTSLVVSLVAVGLIANVGRCRALP
- the murD gene encoding UDP-N-acetylmuramoyl-L-alanine--D-glutamate ligase; amino-acid sequence: MNVPSPSGRFDRSEHVLVIGLGRSGRAGVAVLRERVGSIAATDEAPRDALGDALAELAASGVPFVDPGALDALLPSLTVAVLSPGIPLNAPIVRRVQAAGVPVFSEVEVAYRICKAPIVAVTGTKGKSTTTALVGALFAAAGKTVHVGGNIGNALIGETAGAAPDDWVIAEVSSFQLESIRSFKPRISLITNITPDHLDRYFSMEEYAEAKFRIFANQGPGDTFVGNYDDEIVRAAPGEDGNRIKSRQLWFASEPHRSTSLYLRGGELIVYAPPTGDPRPIDVMRVDEIPLLGRHNVENAMGAILVALAAGLPLEAVREGVRGFRPLGHRLAPVADVDGVQYVDDSKATNPGAVIAAMRSFDRPIVLIAGGKAKGTEFAEMGKVVSSRAKAVVLIGEAADEIAAVVKRATVERAASMEEAVRRAHALAAPGDIVLLSPGCASFDMFRSAEHRGELFVEAVQALDHRVAGAR